ACAGCTAAACCTACCATGCCCCAACCAAGAGTGGCAATGCCAAACCAACAGGAGCACCAATGTCTCCAAAACCAAAACAGGGGACACCATGATCGAACAAGATAGCACCTTCAAGAAGGAGGACGACGCCGAGACGCCGTCGCCAACCGGTCTGTAGGAGTCAGACCTAGGCTTTCCCCTGAGTTTGAAGAGGGGCGCAACCGATGGCCTCGACAGCGTCTACAAGAAGGAAACGACATCCACGGACGCCACCGCTGCCAGCATATCAGCCAAGCGAGCAAGAATTTCACCCTGGCCTGAGGCTGAGCAATCTCATAGCCACCGTATCTGAGCAGTAATATCTAACCTGATAGGTAGTCCATTGCTTAGCATGCAGCTGGCCGTGGTTCGAATCTCCGCTAGGACATATTTTTGCCAAAAAATATATATTCAGTGCCAAAATAATCAAAAAATTGTACTACATGACTCGAACAAAAGAGCTAATGATCGTCGAAAGAAAACCTCCCTACCACTATGCTACTGAAACTATTGCTAAATCTAACTGAGCGATGTTCATTTTTACATAAAATTTCAAACCAACCGGATTTTTCTCAaggaaaggcaaaaaaattgcACACCCTCGAAATTTCAGAAATTTCAGGAAATTACGACAAAATTTTAAACCTTGGCTCCACTGCGCCGATAGTCGTAGCCGACACtcgactggttccagcaaaaattgaTGTCGGATGTAACAAATTATATTGCTAGATGCAGCTCCGCTATCCTATTCCCAGGCTCCCAACACGCCACACGGTTCTAGCAcatctcatagccttttccaaaaCGACCAGTCGCTGGTTGTAGCACTGCGATGCCATGGCCATAGCGGTGCACGACGCCGGCCACAACTACCTTGACATGGTTGTAACGCGCGGCAACCCTAGCCGCGCGACGTGGCCATTGTTGCAGCAAATACAAGCGGCCGCCACCAGCTCGTTGGCAACCTGCGCGAGATGGGGATAGAGACTAGCCTACAAGATGTGAGGGCCAGGGAGAGAAACCTGCGAGATGATGGGAAGGGAGAGCAGTCAGAGCGAGGAAGTGGGGAGTGACTTGTCAACCCCATCCTCATTTAGAGCCTGTTTGGTTCAAGACCCGGACTCTCTGCCAGGGAAAATAGGTGCCTGACGTGCGCCTGAAAAGCGATTGAGTTTTGCCTGGCCAGGCGGCAAACCCTATTTTGGGCTGGCCCATCTAGAGTTTTTACTAAATCTACCCGTTCTGTCGAAAGGTGCGCCCGACCAGAGTCGAACTCGCGATCAAACCTCCAACTACAACGACGGCAACCACTACGCCATGGAACTACAAGTGAAGTATTAATTGTTCAGCTTTATTTGTTCTCTACAGCCGCGGGAATCccccggttttgggaagcttccacAAGCTTCCCAAACCGGGATTTTCCATGGTTCGTGGTCATTGCGTGGGTGGTATTTTATGggtttatttttgttgtttttaaatgCACGTTTTAAAACTTGTTTCTCTTCTAAATTGATTATTTTCTAACTTTtcgttttttatataaaaaatagatgaattttttaaaatttatgaactttttttcaaactcattgaattttttttctaatttgatgaacctttttaaaattcaatgaactttatttcatatttcatgaactttttaccaatttcaatgaactttttatcaaattcgatgaacttttttcaggtttgatgaattttttttccaaaaccgATAAATTGTTTTCAAATGATATTAACCTTTTATTAAAtccgatgaatttttttcaaatttgtggaaTTTTTTGAAATCCGATaaactttttttcaatttcatcaaatttggaaaaagttcatcaaaaatgaataaatttcatcgatttgaaaagagttcatgaaatttgaaaaaaaatgaagaagaaaaaataagTAGAAAACGAAAAatgggaaaaaggaaaaaagaaaaaagaaaagacgaAAGAAGAAACAATAAAAGATGGAAAAGATGGAAACTATCACATCCGCTTGAGTGGCCGATTGGTTTGCTCATTGTACTATGGCACGGCTCGTCGTTGGTTCGATTCTTCTCGTGCCCCCGTTTTTCCGTTTATTCCTTTCGTTCGAGCTCCCTTTTTGGGCCAGCTCGGCAGCGTGGGCGCCAAAACCCCTAGTTGGCACCGAAGGCGCTGAGTAGAAGCTCCCTGGCCAGGCTGCCTGAGCCAAAAGGCGTTTGGTTAGTTCCTAGGCCTGAACAATtattaagggcctctttgattcacagggttgcaaaaacataggaataggaaaaacgTAGGATTGAAATGACATGTCCATTGAGttcctataggatttgagtttgtttgattgtatcacagaaaaaacaaaggatttcttccaagagattggagtggatgctagaattcctatgaaatgtagtataattgaatccataggaaaaaatcctatgggattcaatcctgcgaatcaaactaTCAACGcgggaaaaattcctaaggattctaatcctttaAAAATCCTACGCAAATcttttgaatcaaagaggccctaaagtACTACTAGCAagtatgcccgtgtgttgcaacgggagaaaaaaattaaCACGTTTTAAATGACCCATCCGCGTTGCCACTTCACCATCCACCATCATCGATGGTGGTCACGATTGTCCACCTACTCACCATGAACATGATCCATCCCAAGGTGATGAATTTGCTCATTACACTCTAGCACTCCGCTTTCAAGAATCCCGCAATCCCTCGAACTTGTAACGATGACGGGCTTCATTACCATCTTAACTACACTTGGTGCATGCATCATCCCCACACATATGCCCCCTAGTCCAAGACCCACCCATGTCACCGTTCCTCCTCGTTGGCGACGGCCCCTTCATGCATCGAATTGTATATATTTTGATGGTCAACATCACCATCGTCCGACCTCCATTGGATGCATGTGTTGTCTTTCACACTCAACCTTGCTTCTAACTCGTAGTTTCAGTGGGCATTACCCCTATCGCACCATACTCCCGTGCAATTCGAGGCTCAGGGGCCTACACTCAAACCTTCTCTTCCTTTCGCTTGGCTGCTCCTTGGTTCTTGTTATTTATCTAGCAAAGAAATGTGTAAATTTAAATTTTAGCTAAAAAGAAGATTATTCAAAAAAAATGCATACGAGATGACGGTGAAGACTGTATGTATTCCTCCGGCTGAGTTTATTGGTAGCGCTATTCTTCCATCTAGATTTTTTAGAACACTGTACATATTACGACATGCACACATGGTAAGTGACTCAAACTTGATGAAAACAAAATAAGATTTAACGTATAACCATATAGCACACGTGATAAGTGACTCAAATTTGATGAAAGCACAATCAGATTGTACATATTTCTTCGGCAGCTCCGTTAATAGGACGTCAATTATTCCCTATATCCCCGTTCTATCGTATGGAAGCCGGCGCACGTGCGTCCTGCATGCATGCACAGGGTAGGTTAGTATGACTAACGTATTGACAGGGAATAATTCTAGAAATTTTTATTGAGCTGTGCTATACACACGACAAAATTCGGACTGACTCATGCATAATATATGAAATCCGGCCGGATATGCATACATCCGACACAAAGATCGTGCATAAACTTTTTTTATTCTACTCCTTTCGTTCCTAATATAAGCCTAAAATTCCAAAacagactacatacgaagcaaaatgagtaaatctatactctaaaataggtctatatacatctgtatgtagtcagTAATGAAATCTCCAAACGATGCTAATGTTGTCATGTATTGCTGCTGGTCCTGACCAAGAACGTTCGCTGGCATTGCTAATGCTGCCCCATGAAGTTTTGCCTAGTCTGctgaaaatatgagcaaattactacgggatttaatccgaataaacagaagacaAATTATGACAGCACTAGCAgatattaaactaatcatgcgaactagcatagtagatgaacagatcacatctagggcacatactagagacatgaattctaccacgatctcgaacaagaagaatagaatcacatacggtgcagcgggagcagcaccgccggcgttgacgttgtcggcCATGTCGtcaaggatgaggttgccgaggtcggggaagaagtcgtcgtagccagcagtcgcgcgagtgcgctcctcAAAAACCTGATTACCCCTCTCCcctacaggatcacgagaggcggggttccggaggcctgatgtctcttctcccggtgcacgccgaaaggagggatggagaagacttgcttagcggcacaatgatctggaacggacagcggcggctagggtagacgggtaggtcgtgggagtaaaccccacgtccgagtcgcgatccaaaagaatcagaaacggttcagtaattaacgcgtccatttagacaacgtgcatagatctgtcctcggctcaatcccgcaacccgcggcgcgtcgtgacaaggcgaggcgaggcgtggcgaggcgagcgaggaagaggagcacgcgtgtaggtctcctcttctcatgctcatacaagtgatagaagagctcaccttataaagaggtgcaagtcTCACTCAACTTCCGTGGTGgaactaaactttagtctcactcactcccCTCACATGTGTACATGAATGGACCAagagaattttagttgggctttgggccaaaggcctactagcaaaattccaacatagTCTCGCTGTCATCGTGAAGAAGAAGACCCACCGACATTGTGTCATCCATGAAATTTTGCCGTCGAGGCTGCAGCGCCTGTGGCAGCTCAACGTGCTCTTGCCCGAGCCCACGGGTACTCCCGGGCGGTAGTAGTTCCAGTCACGCCGTCCTCCCATAGACTTCCCTCAGGTCGTCGTCGGTGGCACGCGGCGTGATGTAGAGCTTGTGGAGCGTGGGCACGCCCTTCCTGTCGGGGCCCTTGTCCATGTCGTTGGTGAACTCTTGCATGAGCCACGACGTCTTGCGCTTCTTGAACGTGCTGAGGTAGAACCCGAAGCTGTTCTTGAGCCCACTCTCGTGGGCCAGCACCAGCTCCTCCCTGGTCTGCTCCAGCCGCCAGTGCCCGCCGGTCTGGACTCTATGGTCGGCGCGCTTGGTCTTGGTCGCGCACGGGCTCTGGAACATGGACTCGCCGAGGAACCTGTGCAGGCCCCCGCGGGCGCTGGCCGGTGGGTGCAGCTGCTGCAGCGCGTAGGGATCGTTGGCGTACATGTCGGCGTGGAAAAGGAACCCCAGCGTGTCGAGCATCTTCTCGTCGCCGGCGATCCACTGGTTGAGGAACCCCAGACTATCCTGATGCGTCGGGCTGAAGACGCTGGGAGGCATCGGCAGCGGTTCGAGTTTGTTCGCCCCGCTGGGCCTGAGCGGAGGGGCCATGGACATGGAGCTGCTGGCTCCGGTTCCAGCGTCGGTGGTGTCCGAAGTTTGATCACTTGATTACTTTTTTTGCTTTTCCCGGGGCCATGGTTTTCCTTTCCTACTTGTGTTTGAGGAGGGATTGGATTGATCGGTGGGGTGGGCTGGGCTGGGATTATATGGTGTGCGATATGCTTCTGTCTGAAGTCGGAATGGCCTTCTTGTTCTAAGCTCGCTTGTAGTTTGACATGGATTTTCATGTTTAGTTGTACTTGTAGCCGGACCTGGAGATGGAATTCATCTGGAGGGTGACGAGATCTAGTACGTGAGATTTACACGTTCACAAACAGGCATTAATGCAATCAGGCCATCCAGAACTCTCATATATCTTTTAGCCCAACCAAATCTACGTTACCTGCTGTAGATTGCTTACGGATTTGCCACTGGCCGGTCCAATCCGTATTTATTTGGGATCGATCGACTGATCGTATCCATCTCGATCTCATTGCCTGATTGATCTAGCAATAATATAAACGTAAAATAACATcttaaaaaaaatagaagagaaatcTCAGTCGTCAATTATTATGGTTAattagtagaatgcccgtgcgttgcaacgggctttTAAAGCGCTCTTCATTTGTTCCTTTTTTCTTCCCTTAACTAGAATGTTTCTCACAGTGATATGTGAATTCATAACTTTACAACCAAACTAACATATCAAGAGGTAAAAGCATATTTATCGAAGAGCATATGTACATCAGATTCAACATTAAGGTTTTGATGTCTCGTAGATTGAGAACAAAAAAAATGGTGACTTACCAACAAATCTCATTTATATTTCAGAACATGGCTGTCCTACAATTGTATGCCTACATGATCTTTCTCCCCCTTCCTCCGTCCCTCCCTTGATCTATCgcccctctctcccctctctctcactcactctcccttgATCTCTCTTAATTTTGAATGTGTTGCCTTCTGAAGAGGGCTCTAGCGGTCTAGTAGCCGTCTCATGAGCTGGTCGTCATTCTTGTTGTTGGGGGCGACGGCGGATGAATGAGACATGGGTATGTGAGGCATCACAAAATTGCGATTTCAAAATTTTATTTGGAAAACTTTTCTAGCTCAAATTGCTTATTCAAGTTGAAAATCAAATCACATGTATAGAAAAAAAATTCACAAAGAGTATGGGTGCAAGGAGACATGTATTAGGGCATATGTTGTAGAGGAATACCGACTTTTTATACATGGGAGGAACCAACAAAGAAATAAAAATTTGAGAAAATGTTGGGCACAACTGTATTGTCACATGTGGACCTACAATAGATGTTAGTAAATATATGCTCCCTCtgtcatcccaaaataagtgtctcaactttatagtTGTAGACGGGTATTTTAACTGCTTCATTTCTTGAGACACTTAttctgggacggagggagtactttagaaGTCACAACGACATTCTTAAAAGTGTTATTACCCATCCAAAGAAAGATATTTATGTTGCATAAACATCATAAACCAAAATTCAGCCCAATAAAGTGTACCGATCTTAGTTATTAGCATTACTCACTTGATAGGAGCCGTAATAATCTGCTCATATGTTGCTCCCTTAAGTCTAAGGGTGAGATCAACAACAGAAAAAATCGACAGTGGGAACATGGAAGGCCATTCCAGTCAATTTTCTTACGAGTTCTGGAAGCACCTTACCAACAGCATGCAAGAAATGAAGCAGTGAAAATACCCTTCTACAATCATAAATGACGTAGTTTACGTATCACGAGAAAGTATGTTCAGTCCTAGCTTGTCTTACGagtaatatactccctccggtcctttttagtctacatataagttttgtctgaagttaaagtatctctattttgaccaaacttatagaaaaaagtatcaacattcacaatgccaaatcaatattattagattcgttatgaaatgtagtttcataatacatatatttgatattgtagatgttcatattttttaatataaatttcgTCAAACATTGCAAAATTTaacttgacacaaatctaatacgcggagtaaaaatGCCGGAGGGAGTATGTAAAACATTTTTTTTCAAGGCTGACGATATACTATGAACATGTCACCTTCTAACATGCCTGCAACTCCTGAATTTACTTCTCGGAGGATGATTCAACAATCTTAAAGTGTACAGTAGAAGCTCCATCTTTTCCTTTCCCCACACCCATGCAAGAATGCCGCAAGTTCTACGTCCACCTCCCTCTCCAGCAAGACTTGACCGACTGCCTCTCCCCTCCGGCTTCCTGCACCTCAAGACCAcataaaaaaaattcagaaaccACATAAACCGGACCACAAAGCATTGAACAAAATTAGAACATACTTGAACTCGCATACACCATGTTTTCCATCGATGGCGCCTACATCCCATGGCACATCAATCATAGGCTAAAACGCTCAGAACTTCCAATGATGACATGATAAATATCAAGCATGTGATAACAGTGCAGTCTGATGTACAAGAACTCTGATGAAAGCATCACTAAATCTAGCAATACTTGGTTATGTAGTTTCATGCATGAACAATTGAACATTCATACACGCTCAAATAAAGAGAGCATGTTATATATTCAAATTTCGAGCTTGGCACAGAAactgaacatagtctaaaaattcAAGCATTGGTGTTTTGATGATCCTGCTAGTACAACTTTTATAGTTAGGATAGTCACCTTGCTATTTCCATTTGAAAGAACAAAAACACCAACAATTGGGATGGGTATGGCGATGCAACCCCTCACCTGCGTTCTGCAAAACCTTGTTAATTAGTTGCTAGCATCCATAGCTCCAGCTCACCCCTTCGACTGGCAGCGTGCGAGAGAGCGCACCGGCCGGCCACTGCTGACTGGCGGGAGCAGGTGAGGAATGcagtgacacacacacacacacatcatgtaacaccccggatgtaacttgccatatttgtaactccaactcttgccattttcggctatgtacTATGATATTcacttcgtggtcgggttttgttttctgtattgctttttggtcatgtcatgcatctcatatcatgtcatcatgtgcattgcatttgcatacgtgatcatctcatgcatccgagcattttccccgttgtccgttttgcaatccggcactcccatctcctccggcgcacccctcttgtttttctttcgtgagtgggtgttaaacgttctcggaatggtccGAGGTTTGTCAAATgaccttggtataccaccggtaggccaccggtcaagtttcgttccatttggagttcgtttggtactccaacggttaaccgggtaaccgcagatgccttctgtgtgttacagcaaaaccccctctctaaacagcccaaaacccctctaagtcacttccatgctctaggtcgttcgatcacgatcgtgtgggcgaaaaccgcacctcatttggagcctcctaactccctctacctatatatttgcatccctCCCGAATTTacgttcgcagtccaaaccctagcagttttccctctccgccgccggacgaaaccACCCCGCCGACGGATGTGTCcgcttctccgccgccgcccgcgtccaaccggagcccgccacctgtcgccgccgccctccccaccgcgcggcccgcgagggcccagcgccggcccccgaACCCGGTCGCGCCCCGCTgccctcgccgcctccgccgcgccgccgccgtcgccgtcttcgccggccgccgcctcgcgcagcgcgccgccgccgttcgtcgccgcctCCTCGGCGTCCATGCCCGAGTCCGGCGCCTcctcgccgccctctccctccggccgacgccctctccctcctccctcaccGGCTAAAGCTCCGGCGAGCttgcgagctccggcgagctcgaactCCACcagtgcccgatccagatctgaataGTATCCCGAAGGTTGACTTTTCCCGTACCCCGATTTTTCTCCAAGTTTTAAAGTTTTTATGATATATGCCCATGTTCAGTGCATCATAACTCtccgcatatagctccgtttcacgctTGTGATATATGgaattgttcgtctcatgatgctcttcattttgtttcattgcaccatgttcatttgaggccatattgatgcccaaatctctggtgcaagagtgctagttgctgttgtctgctgttactgagcagaacttggtgatttgttatttttgttgcatttattctgtgcatcttatgggcatgagctctacatgtgttttgttgtatgccatgccatctttccagtagtgtatgccatgtatttttgtgatctctgtggtgactagcacaagcatgcaaactaggccccgtaatgtttctgatttcagggacattgattcctccaagtctttgtctgctgttattttgttgccatgtaaacttgatgctacagagagatccatgcatattttggagatgttcagtaaggatattttgtagatattgttgtagttgatctatTCCTgctcttgtttgcaattatgaagtgccatagcatgactcaatcttgctctacttttgctataaaatatttctgacagattgtttacgtgttattcaattttgccaagcttgttgttgttgttgtttcatacatgctatatACTTTCTCTTGCcacggatagcttcataaacatgccttcttgctgtaggtatgcttgttttgtcatgcattgccttgtggtgagtgcatcaagctcatcaagatgccttcatattattgtttctgccatgctctgttttctgccaagtctggaacctgttaacgaaacttgctatgtctacatggttgccatcatatcttctggtcctttttggcttatggtcagtaagggttttgtcatatgcatttagtagaatacttacatgccttgttttgccatgttaagttcctgtcgcatgtcgtttgcttgctctgaacattgctacctgatgctgtttcagtcatgtccagtaattttcaccaagtctgtgaacctgttatattttgcacttttgccatgcttgtttgaacctgttatgttgtcaactagccgtagctcagtgttcatcttttgtcaagcatctcctttagattacttccatatgctttgttgctacgttggagtgctgtagcatagtttcttgatgtattctaagtgctatcatgctgttaatctcagattcgtgtcatttttgtcttgcttgccatttgcaaaccgtgcatccgtttccggtgatctttatatcgatttcgaccgaaatcatctcatctttccagtggcatgctgggtttgccaagttactgctttgttcatcattttccttccggagcacgcatatgcatcgcatatcccatctcgcatatcagtcatgttttgcatcatgttgcttgtgcatttcccgtgattgattgtggttccattgcttgtgttcttttcctgggtagagccaggagacgagttcgtaaacgaggaacctgttgagtactctTACGAgggtcaagctttcgacaactctcagaaccttgcaggcaagatgaccataccctcgaaatcacttctatctttgctttgctagttgttcgctccattgccatgctgcgctacctacctcttgctttatcatgcctcccatattgccatgtcagcctctaaccatcctttcctagcaaaccgttttttggctaagttaccgcttttgctcagcccttcttatagcgttgctgttgcaggtgaagttgaagtttgttccatgttggaacatggatatgttgggatatcacaatatctcttttttaaattaatgcatctatatatttggtaaagggtggaaggctcggccttatgcctggtgttttgttccactcttgccgccctagtttttgtcttaccggtattatgttccttgagtttgcgttccttacgcggttgggtgatttatgggacccccttgacagttcgccttgaataaaactcctccagcaaggcccaactttggtcttaccatttgccacctaagctgTTGAGGATAttgaccttagagtcacccgccagaaggggccgggttactcataatggtcatcgccagaagcccggcgccaagcttgaagacggtgggccaaagatgggcttaagacccggatatggcttaaggcccgtagttacaatcattattatggtagaacttttagtgtaaggcaagaatagttgagagtccgagccgaacactcttatgagccggccgggactctgagagctgctgggcgtcagcctccctatataaagggacgacccaacaacggtttagggacaagaaagatctcatcgagagccaggcatagcagttaagctccctggtcatcgaaaccctaatcaataccacctcaaactggacgtaggcctttaccttcaccgtaaggggccgaaccagtataaaccctcgtgttccttgtcccacttaaccccttcaagcttcctagttgcgatggctccacgactaagtcctagctcgaggacatctgccgtgacaattccacgacagttggcgcccaccgtggggccagcgcacggtggatttgagttcttgaagggcagcttcgaagggctcaagggatacgctgtgggccggatgaccaagagtcgtcgcggcaagctctacatcgacgatgcaaactggggccccgacgccggctcaattgagtacgggtaccgggtccccttcggcggaattcatgttttcattggcaagattggtgagccgggccctgagccggatctctgcgccgatctcatcgaaacggctcagcgtgcacgacccgcccgggcccggcctgccgtaAAGCAttcttttgtgggatgtatccatggagggctctctgattgATCTGGATCTGGtaatgagacggccgccggctctgacggcgagccgtccactgatgagtcaaactcgttgtatcaacttcaagatggcaggctcatgggttgttccgatggtgacagtattccggacccgtttgagccgccaagccgggttggaatcttcatggccggcgcgcagcctgttcagaaccctactgctggagcgggaaacccggtgccctcgccgactcaggtgctaatggatctcacggacaagatgacggccctgttaaccgccacggttgacccggcggatcaagctcagcatgatgcggaggtggcacagctgaagttggatctagtgaaagctaaggaggatctggcagcagaggggatcaggatggctgcggagagggcggctctcgacgcccaaacttaGTTGATCCAG
This region of Triticum aestivum cultivar Chinese Spring chromosome 2D, IWGSC CS RefSeq v2.1, whole genome shotgun sequence genomic DNA includes:
- the LOC123055518 gene encoding uncharacterized protein, producing the protein MNSISRSGYNDQTSDTTDAGTGASSSMSMAPPLRPSGANKLEPLPMPPSVFSPTHQDSLGFLNQWIAGDEKMLDTLGFLFHADMYANDPYALQQLHPPASARGGLHRFLGESMFQSPCATKTKRADHRVQTGGHWRLEQTREELVLAHESGLKNSFGFYLSTFKKRKTSWLMQEFTNDMDKGPDRKGVPTLHKLYITPRATDDDLREVYGRTA